Part of the Xenopus tropicalis strain Nigerian chromosome 3, UCB_Xtro_10.0, whole genome shotgun sequence genome, CCGCAGGCCGTTCCGGAGTGAGCGACACAATAAGGAGGGGAGACTGGGTTGAAAGGCTTTATTGTTGGGGTTCTAGCTTATTCAGGACAATAAACCTCTTTTCATTGAGGACCCCCCAACATTGTGTGCAGCGGCCGTTGCCTCAGTGAAAGGGTGGTCGGTACCATGGCAACGGCTGTACCATTGCCCTATCACAGGCTTATTTTATAGAAGCATCCTCATTGGCTCAGATTGCGGCCCCACCCCCCTATCGCTACTGGAATGTTCCATTCATTCACAAACACGGGGGGGTGAGGGGAGCACCAACTCTTAGTTCAAGTCTTTAGTCTCTACTTTGGCTTTAATTGGCGCCGGTACCTGTGCCCCGCCCCCGGCGGCACCGTGGCTCCTCCCTCTCTCGCTATTTAGCCATATATTATATCTCAATTCCATAAACACAACTTTATATctcgttattattattattatttggtatCAGAACTGGAGGCCGGATCTCTCCGGGAAGCCCCGCCCCACATTCaagtttccatttattttttggcGAAACGCCTGCAAGAACTTTCTGATTCGCTGTCGGTTTCACCTGACCCAGAAAGCTCCTTAAGGTGCCACAAGTCTCTGTACCTTTAAgcacgacccccccccccccccccaaataataaAGCACCATGTCCCACTGTGAGgctacagccccgcccccttgtacCCATCGCTATCAGTAAGCACCCCAGTGGCATTCTGGGTAATTTGGCAGCTTAACCCTTCCCCCTGAGAGGGGTGCATAGTGTCCCCCCATACGTGGCACCCCGGTTCCTATGTTCCATGGGTATGAGCGCCCCCCCATGCCCGCTAGCGCCAACGCACCTATCACAGAGCAGAGAAAATAATGACATTTGGCATGAATTCCCTTTGCAGGGGCCCTGGGGCCCCATTCCCTGTAGCTGTGGGCGGTGCCAGGGCGCTGTGGGCGGTGCCAGGGCGCTGGGGGGTAAGGCTGGCACAATGGCGTTTCCTGCGTAACACAAGGCACCTGCGTAACGACAGAACAACAACACGGACACGTTGCAAACATTAACGATACAGAAGTGCAAAAATATTCCCCCCCCGGCCCCGCCCCCTGCGCCGATCCTCCCGTTCCTCCGGCCGCTGTGATCCGGGGGGCGTGGCTACGGGGGCGTCGCTTCGGTTTCTCAGCATTCtgtggagagagagagagttcaatggggccctcctgctcctcactccctatactcctactgcccaactcctactcctactgcccaactcctactccccaactcctactcctactgcccaactactactcctactgcccaactcctactccccaactcctactcctactgcccaactactactcctactgcccaactcctactcctactgcccaactcctactcctactgcccaactcctactcctactgcccaatgactactcctactgcccaactcctactcctactgcccaactcctactcctactgcccaatgactactcctactgcccaactcctactcctactgcccaactcctactcctactgcccaacgactactcctactgcccaactcctactccccaactcctactcctactgcccaactactactcctactgcccaactactactcctactgcccaactcctactcctactgcccaactcctactcctactgcccaactcctactcctactgcTCAAcgactactcctactgcccaactcctactcctactgcccaactcctactcctactgcccaactcctactcctactgcTCAAcgactactcctactgcccaactcctactcctactgcccaacgactactcctactgcccaactcctactcctactgcccaactcctactcctactgcccaacgactactcctactgcccaactcctactcctactgcccaactcctactcctactgcccaactcctactcctactgcTCAAcgactactcctactgcccaactcctactcctactgcccaacgactactcctactgcccaacgactactcctactgcccaactcctactcctactgcccaactcctactcctactgcccaactcctactcctactgcTCAAcgactactcctactgcccaactcctactcctactgcccaacgactactcctactgcccaacgactactcctactgcccaactcctactcctactgcccaactcctactcctactgcTCAACGACTACTCCTACTGCTCAAcgactactcctactgcccaactcctactcctactgcccaactactactcctactgcccaacgactactcctactgcccaacgactactcctactgcccaacgactactcctactgcccaactactactcctactgcccaactcctactcctactgcccaacgactactcctactgcccaacgactactcctactgcccaactcctactcctactgcccaacgactactcctactgcccaactcctactcctactgcccaactcctaCTGCTCAAcgactactcctactgcccaactcctactcctactgcccaacgactactcctactgcccaactcctactcctactgcccaactcctactcctactgcTCAAcgactactcctactgcccaactcctactcctactgcccaactcctactcctactgcccaactactactgcccaactactactcctactgcccaacgactactcctactgcccaactactactcctactgcccaactactaCTCTTACTGCCCAActactactcctactgcccaactactactcctactgcccaactactactcctactgcccaactcctactcctactgcccaactcctactgcccaactactactcctactgcccaattactactcctactgcccaacgactactcctactgcccaacgactactcctactgcccaacgactactcctactgcccaattactactcctactgcccaactcctactcctactgcccaactactactcctactgcccaactactactcctactgcccaactaaTACTCCCTTAcgtatcccacagcccagtcccttcccagaggctattatccccccactgctactataggcactatctctccctactatacctgctatcccacagccccagtcccttcccagaggctattatcccactgctactataggcaccatctctccctactatacctgctatcccacagccccagtcccttcccagaggctattatcccactgctactataggcaccatctctccctactatacctgctatcccacagccccagtcccttccagagactattatccccccactgctactataggcaccatctcccctactatacctgctatcccacagccccagtcccttccagaggctattatcccccactgctactataggcaccatctctccctactatacctgctatcccacagccccagtcccttcccagaggctattatcccactgctactatagcaccatctctccctactatacctgctatcccacagccccagtcccttcccagaggctattatcccccactgctactatacggcaccatctctccctactatacctgctatcccacagccccagtcccttccagaggctattatcccactgctactataggcaccatctctccctactatactgctatccacagccccagtcccttccagaggctattatccccccactgctactataggcaccatctctccctactatacctgctatcccacagccccagtcccttcccagaggctattatccccccactgctactataggcaccatctctccctactatacctgctatcccacagccccagtcccttcccagaggctattatccccccactgctactataggcaccatctctccctactatacctgctatcccacagccccagtcccttcccagaggctattatcccccctactataggcacatctctccctactatacctgctatcccacagccccagtcccttcccagaggctattatccccccactgctactataggcaccatctctccctactatacctgctatcccacagccccagtcccttcccagaggctattatccccctactataggcacatctctccctactatacctgctatcccacagccccagtcccttcccagaggctattatccccccactgctactataggcaccatctctccctactatacctgctatcccacagccccagtcccttcccagaggctattatcccccctactataggcacatctctccctactatacctgctatcccacagccccagtcccttcccagaggctattatccccccactgctactataggcaccatctctccctactatacctgctatcccacagccccagtcccttcccagaggctattatcccccctactataggcacatctctccctactatagcagTTACTATGTATATATGGAGCCTTTCCGAGCTAAAGGTTCTGCTGTGCAAGTGATTTAGCCCCCCGGGACCCCCGTATGATGGGGAGAGATATGTATAGGGGGAAGTATATGTGGATAGAAATATAAATGTAGCGGTTGCCGTTACAAAGAGCTCTATGTTAtcagtggggaggggggggggcaggaatgagAGGAAAGGTTATTTTCTCAGGAAGGGAGAGAGAATGGCAGCCTGGGGCAGGAATGGGGGTGTTTCCCTGGGAGGGGGTGCGGTCATTTGGGTGAGAGCAATGGGGGGAGATGGCAGCCCCCCAGCTCTGTACAAAGCCCGGCAACTCCCagctgtctgtgcttctctgcccATCTGTCCGGCCATAAATAATCCCAGGCGAGAAATGGGCCCGAggggctactgggggggggggcacatgccAGATGTGTTGTATGGGCCTGGGGGCCCCAGCCCCCCCAGAGGTTGTGATTATTTTTAATATGACAGATATTGGGCCCCAAAACTGTAGCAGATACGACTGCAGCAATGAcatgtttacttgccctttaaattaaTGTAGCTGTAAAGTGCGTTTCTATTGGTTGTCTTCATGTGGGTGTGGTTTCCATTCCCTGTATACACTGAGTTTGGCAATAATAGCCATAATTAATTACCCACGTGCCGTgcaatagggggggggggcctggctcCTTTGCTGCAGTGACAGGGCCCCGAGccagttaaagggcaagtaaagcccagAGCAATGTATCTGTGTGAGACGTGCATTGGGGGGTCGGGCCCCATGGAGCCCCTTAGGGCCACACACACCAACAAACTGGGGCTGAATAGAATGACAGGGCAGCGGCAGGGGTATAATTAgcctcaggggggggggggcaactggaACCCTCCGACTGTCTAGGAATTCCTGCAGCTCTCGGCCAATCGCCTTACGGGGGATCCAGCCCTTCTATTTATACCCCGGGTCCGCTTTCATTTCTGCCCTACAGAGAGGCCGGGACAAAGCCCATAGTGTGTGCGGaacattctgccccccccccccacctgggaACCCACGCTGATtattaaactgccccccccccgggcagcaCCGCAAGTACAGGGGGCTGATAACCAATGTTTTATATCTGGATGATACGGGGGAGACAGGACAATATggggggggagacagagaggATAATACGGGGGGCCCTattgggagtggggggggggtgagaggggccctatggagagtgggggggggagagggccctatgggagtgggggggtgggtgaaagggggccctatggggagtgggggggggtgaaaggggccctatggggagtggggggggggtgagaggggccctattgggagtgggggggggtgagaggggccctatggagagtggggggagaggggccctatggggagtgggggggggggtgaaggggccctatggggagtggggggggggggtgaaaggggccctatggggagtggggggggtgagaggggccctatggggagtggggggggggtgagaggggccctatggggagtggggggggggtgagagggccctatggggagtgggggggagggccctatggggagtggggggggtgagaggggccctagggggtgggggggtgagaggggcctatggggagtggggggggtgagaggggcctatggggagtgggggggtgagaggggccctatggggagtgggggggggtgagaggggccctatggggagtggggggggtgagaggggccctatggggagtgggggggggtgagaggggccctatgggggagtgggtgggggggggtgagaggggccctatggggagtggggggagggggtgagaggggccctatggggagtggggggtgagaggggccctaatggggagtggggggggtgagaggggccctatggggagtgggggggggggtgagaggggcctatgggagtgggggggggggtgagaggggccctatgggagtggggggggggtgagaggggccctatgGGGAGGGGGAGAGGGCCCTATGGGAGtggggggtgagaggggccctatggggagtggggggggtgagaggggccctatggggagtgggggtgagaggggccctatggggagtgggggggtgaGAGGGCCTATGGGAGTGGGGGGGTGAGAGAGGCcctatggggagtgggggggtgtGAGAGGGGGCCTtatggggagtgggggggtgagaggggcctatggggagtggggggggggtgagaggggccctatgggagtgggggggtgagagggggccttatggggagtggggggggtgaaggtggcctatggggagggggggggggtgagagggccCTAGGGGAGtggggggtgagaggggccctaaggggagtgggggggtgagaggggccctaatggggagtgggggggggggtgagaggggccctatggggagtggggggggggtgagaggggccctatggggagtgggggggggtggAGAGGGCGCCCTATGGGGAGTTGCGTGGGAGAGCGGGccctatggggtggggggggtgagaGGGCCCTATGGAGGAGtggggggtgagaggggccctatgggagtgggggggtgagaggggccctatggggagggggggagtgggggggtgaGAGGGCCTattggggagtgggggggtgaGAGGGCCTATGgggagtgttgggggggggggtgagaggagGCCTTTATGGGCGAGTGGGGGGTGAGATGGCCCTATGGGGAAGGGGGAGTGGGGGGTGAGAGGGCCTAGGGAAGTGGGGGGTGAGAGGGCcctatggggagtggggggggtgaGTGGAGGGGCCTtcatggggagtggggggggtgaGAGCTGGCCCCTATGGggagggggagtgggggggtGAGAAGGGCCCATAAGGGGGtggggggtgagaggggccctaagggagtggggggggggatggagaGGGGCCCTTTATGGGGAGTGTGGGGGGGCGGTGAGAGGGGCCTATGGGGATgtggggggggtgagaggggccctatggggtggggtggggggggagagggggccctaagggagtgggggggtgagaggggccctatggcgggtgggggggtgagaggggccctaAGGGCgagtgggggggggtgagaggggccctatgGTTGGCGGagtggggggggagaggggccctatgggagtgagagggggtgggggtgagaGGTGGCCctatgggagtggggggggggggtgagagggtGGCCCTATGGGAGTGGGGGGGGTTGAGAGGGGCcctatggggagtgggggggtgaGAGGCGGCTCCTAGTGGGGAGTGGGGGGTGAGATGGGCCCTATGGGGAGGGGGGAGTGGGTGGGGTGAGAGGGAGGCCTATGGGGAGTGGCgggggtgagaggggccctatggggtgggggggggggggtgagaggggccctatgGGGAGTGGAAGGCGTGGAAAGCGGCCCTATGGGGAGGGGGAGGTGGGGGGGGTGAGAGGGCCCttttggggagtggggggggtgaGAGGGCCCTATGGGGAGGGGGAGATGGGGGTGGAGGGGCcctatggggagtgggggggtgaAGAGGGGCCCTATGGGGGAGTGGGGGGTGATAGAGGGGCCCTATGGAGTGGGGGAGGGGGTGAGAGGGCCCTATGGGGAGTGGAAGGTGAAAGGGGCCTATGGGGAGGGGGGAGTGCGGGGTGAGAGGGGCCCATATGGGGGAGTGGGGGGGTGAGAGGGCCCTGATGGGGAGTGGCGGGGGTGAGAGGGGGCCCTATGGGGAGGGGAGAGGTGGGGGTGAGAGGGCGCCCTATGGGGACGTGGGGGTGTGGAGGGGCCCTATGGGGAGgtgggggtgagaggggccctTATGGGGGTGGCGGGGAGTGAGAGGGGCcctatggggagtggggggggtgtGAGAGGGGcctatggggagtgggggggttGAGAGGGCGCCCCTATGGGAGGGGAGAGGTGGGGGGTGAGAGGGGCTATGGGAGtggggggtgagaggggccctatgGGGAGGGGGAGTGGGGGGTGAGAGTGGCCCTATGGGAAGTGGGGGGTGAGAGGAGgccctatgggaggggggagtgcgggggggtgagaggggccctatgGGGAGGGGTGAGGGGGGAGGTGGCGGGGGGTATGAGGGGGCCCTATGGGGAGGGGGGAGTGGGGGGATGAGAGCGGCCCTATGGGGAGTGCGGGGGAGGTGGGGGCCCTATGGGGAGGGTGACGAGTGGGGGGTGAGAAGGCGGGCCCTatggagagtgggggggggggggtgagaggggccctaggagagggagagagtgggggtgagaggggccctatggggagtgggggggggtgagaggggcctATGGGAGTGGGGGGGCGTGAGAGGGGCCCTATGGGGAGTGGTTCCGGGGGTGCAAGGGCCCCTATGGGAGTTGGGCGGGGGGGTTGAGAGGGGCCCTATGGGGATGGGAGAGTGCGGGGTGGAAGGGGGCcctatggggagtggggggggggtgagaggggccctatgGGAGGGGAGATGAGGGGGTGACGAGGGGCcctatggggagtgggggggggtgagaggggccctatgggagtggggggtgagaggggccctatggggagtgggggggtgagaggggccctatggggagtggggggggtgagaggggccctatggggagtgggggtgagagggggccctatgggagtggggggggtgagaggggccctatgggaggggagagtgggggggtgagaggggccctatggggagtgggggggggtgagaggggccctatgGGGAGGGGAGAGTGGGGGGGTGAGAGGGCCGGGAGCCCAAGACAGAATTACAAACACAACATCTAAACCGGAAGCGCAAGACCACAATGCAATGGGGCAGAGAGATTGAAGGGAAAGTTAATACGAGCGGATATTACCTGTCCCATCCTTGCTGCCCCGGCGCAGCTCCCCACACATCTGAAAGTCAATGCTGGCGTAGGTGTTGATGTTGGGCGGAGCTCCCAGAGAACCAATCTTGGGGGGCGGTGCCCCACCTTGCCCAACCAACACTGCCGGGGGAACTCCGCCCGCTGCGTCCTTGGACAGATCCAAGTCAATGTAGTTCAGCCCGGGCTCGAGTGCCGCAGCCCGGGTTCCGTTGCAGGGGGCGGGGGGACGGACGCTTTCGGAGCAGTGCCTTTTCCGGGTGGAGGGGTCTAACCGCATCGGGGGATCCTGCCCCATGTTGAGGCTGCAGCCGGTCACCGCAGACACCAAGCTCTTCAGTTCGGGTTCTTCGGCCGAAGGCTTGGGTGCCAGAACCTTTTCGGGGCGCCCTAAATCACTTTCTATGGGGATCCCTGTGGCCTCTCTCAGAGTCGTTGGCCACAAGGCTTTATCTACAGCCCAGGAGTCCTTCTCCGAGGAAGTCTTCTCCAAGGCCGGCAGTAATTTCCCCACAGGTTTGAAGGCATTTTCCCCGTTCGTTCCCCGTTCCTCGTTCGTTTTTACATGAGGTTGTAAAGTTCTGTGAGGCACAAAGTCCATTTCCGTGTAGTCCCCGTTGGGCATCGCCGAGGGCTGCTCCTCCATGGAAACGGACTCTCTTGGGGCATCGATGGCTTCCTTCCCTGAGGTCTTCTTCTGGGGGGCCCTGAAATGGATGCTGACGTATTCTCCGGGACTGGGGGGCCGACGGTAGTTGCCGGACAAGGTTCCTGTGTTCCACGAGTCAATGGAGATGCTAAGAGGTCTGCGGTTCTTCCCAGCATTCACCTCTTCCAAGCTGTCAGAGGAGGAGGAGCAAGAGGCACGGGCAGATGGCTGCGGCTCCATCTTGTATGAACGAGGCAAAGAACGGTATGAAGCCGGCACCCTGCAGGGCCCGCCGGGTGAGGACAGAAAAGCCTCCTGTGGGGGTGGGGTGCTGGAGGCGGAGCGGCTCAGTGACCACATGTTCATATAGTCAGAGGCGTGGCTATCAGAACTACCAGCAGATACCTCCTGGGACGGTGGCCAACTCAACCTCTCAATCTCCGGAGAACAACTGCCCAGGGGTGACATCATGACATAACCGGCCATTTCCACGGGGGCAGGTGGCGAGATGCTGGTGGGCGTCATGGGCATGTAATCCTGGGACCTGTTACTGCCGGGCAGC contains:
- the irs2 gene encoding insulin receptor substrate 1 produces the protein MEDIKKCGYLRKQKSMRKRYFVLRCPGTRGPARLEYYENEKKFRVAEGSGGPRGVLNLEEAFGVNKRSDAKKRHLLVIYTRDGGLGVSADGEEEQDEWYQAILEVQAQARALSSSPDAPAWPGPAFREVWQVSVRPRGLGQTRNLSGIYRLCLAERTLGLLRLRSENPSVTLQLMNVRRCGHSDNYFFVEVGRSAVTGPGELWMQVEDSVVAQNMHETILEAMKSLSEEFRPRTKSQSLSSTPISVPSRRHHPNPPPPSQVGISRRSRAETPIENSPVPKPHSLSKDYSVQSPEEEEEEKGARVETNESSADYGSASSDEYGSSPGVLEAPVFLPPSPGPRETNYISMALYGRRSLVMEPISTNANVPAEEGSRLTLFQEEDNYAMMGQREPRQETGYMPMLPGSNRSQDYMPMTPTSISPPAPVEMAGYVMMSPLGSCSPEIERLSWPPSQEVSAGSSDSHASDYMNMWSLSRSASSTPPPQEAFLSSPGGPCRVPASYRSLPRSYKMEPQPSARASCSSSSDSLEEVNAGKNRRPLSISIDSWNTGTLSGNYRRPPSPGEYVSIHFRAPQKKTSGKEAIDAPRESVSMEEQPSAMPNGDYTEMDFVPHRTLQPHVKTNEERGTNGENAFKPVGKLLPALEKTSSEKDSWAVDKALWPTTLREATGIPIESDLGRPEKVLAPKPSAEEPELKSLVSAVTGCSLNMGQDPPMRLDPSTRKRHCSESVRPPAPCNGTRAAALEPGLNYIDLDLSKDAAGGVPPAVLVGQGGAPPPKIGSLGAPPNINTYASIDFQMCGELRRGSKDGTEC